The segment ATATGGCATCCAAGCTGTATCCATTCCCCGCTCGCCTCTCATTATCGACTCTTGAACAAATCCAGTGGTCATATAAAGAAAAACTATTAATCCTGGAAAATAAAATAATAGATATAACCAAAAATCTATTCTCCCTTGAGTTTTGGTTTTAAAATTTCGATATAAAAAATCTGCTCTAATATGAACACCCTTTGAGAGCGCATATCCTGCGCCTAACATAAATAAAGCTCCATACATAAATCTACTCATGTCATAAGCCCACATAGTTGGAGCAGTGAATAATTTTCTTGCAAGAACCTCATAAGTCATTGCTAATATTAATGGAATTGTTATCCAGCAAACAACATTGCCAACCCATTTACTAAACAAATCTATTTTTGTAATTGAAGATGCCATCCACTTTGGCATATTTTTAGGCATTGACCCTGACCCACCTCTTCTCTCAGCTATCATTTCGTCTGAAATATCAAGCTTCTTAGGTTTAATTGGTTTTTTTGATTTATTGTTTCTTGGCATTAAAAAAATTTTTTAATTAAAAATAAAGCGGACAATAAATTGCCCGCTTTATAAAAGTTTTTAGTTATTATTTTAATGTTGCTGCGTGAGCCATTCCTAGCTTAGCATTAGACATTTGAGATCCAGACCAGAAAGGTACTGCAATATCAGCAAATGCTTTTTGAGAATCCCAAACTTTTTTAAAGAATGCATTCTTTGCAGCATTTGTTTCTAAACTTTTCTTTGCAGCAGCCATATATGCTGGGAAATAGTCAGCTGGAGTGTCTTGTAATATAACACCATGCTTAGTAGTTAACTCAGCAAGAGCTTTTCCGTTTTCATATATTCTGTAACTCATTGATTTTGATAAAGAAGCGTTTGCAGCAACTTCTAAAGCTTTCTTCTCGATTGCAGACATTTTTTTATATTTGCTACCGTTTAGATAGAAGTCAGCATTTACTACTACTTGGTGAAGACCTTGTAAGTAGTAATTTTTTAGAACTTTGTGTAAACCAAAAACCATATCAGGTTTTGGGCAACACCATTCAGCTGCATCAATTGTTCCTGCTTCAAGAGCTGGTAGAATGTCTCCACCACCCATTGCAACAGAAGCTACACCAATATCTTTATAAGTTTGTCCTGGAATTCCTGGAGGAGTTCTGAACTTATACTTTCTAAAGTCAGCCATACTATTAATTGGCTCTTTAAACCAACCTAGAGCTTCTGGACCAACTGGTTGTAACATAAAACCTTTGATGTCTCTTCCCATCTCACTCCATAATTGGTCGTAAAGCTCTTTACCACCACCATATTGGAACCAAGATAAGAATGCGATATTATCAATACCAACACCTGCACCTGCTACTGGCGAACCAAATAACATAGCTGCTGGATGATCACCTGACCAATAGTGAGTCCAAGCAAAACCACAATCGATAAGACCTTTATCAACTGCATCTAAAGTTTCCTTTACACCTACTACTGCTCCGGCTGGCATAATTTCAAACTTAAGTGAACCTTGAGTTAGTTCAGAAACTGTGTCAGTGAAATCTTTTAACATTTTCACTTCATCAGCTTTTGCACTAATTACTGTTTGACACTTAAGAGTTTGTGCAGAATTTGCTCCTGTAACTGTCATGACAGTTAAAAGAAGAGTTCCTACAACTAATGATATGATTTTTTTCATATTGTTTTTCCCTCTCATTGTTTTTTTATAAAAAAAGTACCCTCTCAAACTTTTAAAAGTATAACAAGGATTAATATCGAGTTATTTAGTTTTTTTTGGTAAAATTGTTATTAAATAAAATAATTTAAATTATAAAGGTTCTAAACTTGATGGAAAATTTTGATTTTATAATTCTGGGTGCTGGATCCGCAGGATGTGTGCTTGCAAATAGATTATCAGAAAATCCCAATCACAAAGTGTTGCTTCTTGAAGCAGGTGGTAAAGATAATAATCCATGGATCCATATTCCTGTTGGATATTTTAAAACCATGCATAATCCAAATACTGATTGGTGTTATCGAACTGAACCTGATGAAAGTATGAATAATATTTCCATAAGATATCCAAGAGGAAAAATTTTAGGGGGAAGCTCGTCAATAAATGGGTTGTTATATATTAGAGGACAACACCGAGACTATGATCTATGGAGGCAATCTGGAAATACTGGTTGGGGTTGGGATGATGTTTTGCCGTATTTTATAAAAGCTGAAAATCAAGAGAGAGGTAAAAGTGAATTTCATGGTGTTGATGGACCTTTATCAGTTTCAGATCAAAGAATACACCTTCCACTTTTAGATGAATTTCAAAATGCAGCAGAAGAATTTGGCATTCCAAAAACAAAGGATTTTAATACAGGAGATAATCATGGGTGTGGTTATTTCCAAGTAACACAAAAAGATGGCTTCAGGTGTAGTACAGCAGTTGGATATCTAAACCCTGTAAAACATAGAAAAAATTTAAAAATAATTACTAATGCACATATTAAAAAAATAAATTTTGAAAATAAAATAGCTAAAGAAGTAGAGTTTTGGATGGATAATGAAGTAAAAAAAGTTGAAGCTAATAAAGAAATAATTCTATCTTCTGGTGCAATAGGTTCACCTCAAATTTTACAAGTATCTGGGATTGGAAATCATGAAAAATTAAAAAATCTAGGTATTGAAACTATACAAAATTTAAATGGTGTTGGAGAAAATTTACATGATCATTTGATGTTAAGACCGATTTATAAAATTAATGGTCTTAAATCACTTAACAAAAAAATAAATAGTTTATTTGGAAATTTAATGATTGGACTAGAATATATATTTAAAAGATCTGGCCCAATGACAATGGGGGCAAGCCAACTTTGCATGTTTGCAAAAAGTGATCCATCACTTGAACTTCCAGACCTACAATGGCATGTTCAACCAATGAGTATGGATACATTGGGAGCTACTAAAAATCATGATTTTCATGCATTTACTCCAACTGTTTCAAATATAAGACCTACTAGTAGAGGTCATGTTAGTATCGTTGATAAAGACACAAGAACTTACGCAAAAATTAAACAAAATTATTTATCAACTGATCATGATAGAATGGTAGCTGCTCGAGGTTTAAAATTAACTAGGAAAATTATATTAGAATCTGAAACTTTTAAAAAGTATACACCTGAAGAGTATAGACCAGGGATAAGTATTAATGATGATGAAGAACTAGTTAAAGAAGCTTCTAATTATGCACAAACTATTTTTCATCCTGTCGGAACTTGTAAAATGGGCCAAGATGATATGGCTGTTGTTGATGAAAAATTAAAAGTTAAAGGAATAAAAAATCTTAGGGTGATCGATGCATCAATAATGCCTAATATAACCTCTGGTAATACTAATGCACCAACAATAATGATTGCAGAAAAAGGTGCAGATATGATACTAGAGCAATAAATGTTTGCAGAACTAATTTCTCCAGAACAGTTAGCTATTTTAGGTCAAATCATATTTATTGACCTAGTGCTTGCGGGCGACAATGCAATTATAATTGGAATGGTTGCATCAAAGTTTCCAGTTGAACAAAGAAAAAAAATTATTTTTTGGGGCATAGGTGGAGCAGTAATATTAAGGATAATTTTAACTTTACTGACCGCTTATCTATTACAAATTACAGGACTTCGATTAATTGGTGGACTATTACTGCTTTATATAGTTTACAAACTTTATGTTGACGTCATTAAAGGCTCAGAGCAAGAGGATGATATAAAAGTTGATAATTCAAACTTTTTAAAAGCTATTTGGACTATTCTACTTGCAGATTTTACTATGAGCCTTGATAATGTATTAGGTGTAGCTGGTGCAGCTGGAGATCATTATACACTATTAATTTTTGGTTTGGTTTTATCAATCGTTTTAATGGCAACTGCAGCAAGTTTGATATCTAAATGGATCAAAGAGTATAAGTGGATTGCTTGGGCTGGTTTAATTGCAATTTTAGTAGTAGCTGTTGAGTTGATTTACACAGATATTAAAATATTATTCTTATAATGTATTTACAAAAAATTAATTTAAAAAATAAATATGCTCTTGTTACAGGAGCAGGTAAAGGGTTAGGTAGAGCTTGTGCAATAGCATTAGCTGAAGCTGGAGCAACAGTAATTGCTCTAAGTCGAACATCATCAGATTTAGATAAATTAGAAAAAGAAATAAAAAAAATAAAAGGTAAAATTATTAAAATTCACTGTGATGTGATGAATTATGATGACTTAAGAAAAAAAATAGAAAAAATAAAAATCATAGACGTACTGGTTAATAATGCTGGAACCAATATTCCTGAACCATTTGAAAAAATAAAACAAAGAAGTATGAACTATTTGGTAGATTTAAATCTTAAAGCTGCATTTAACGTTGCTCAATTAGTAGTAAAAAAAATGCTTAAAAACAAGAAAAAGCCTGGATCAATAATTAATATATCTTCTCAATTAGGTCATGTTGGTATGAGTGGTCGAAATGTTTATAATATGACAAAATTTGGTATCGAAGGATTGACTAAAGGAATGGGTGTAGAATTAGCAAAGAAAAATATTAGAGTAAATACAGTTGCACCAACATTTGTGGCAACACCAATGGTAAAAAACTTTTTTAAAAATAGAAAATTTAAGAAATTAGCTTTAGGAAATATTCCTATGTCAAAACTGGCATCTGAAAGTGATGTAGCAACATCAGTTTGTTTCTTGGCATCTTCAGCTTCATCAATGATTACGGGAACATCAATAATAATAGATGGTGGATGGACTGCTCAATAATTTATAGATTTTTTTTTGTATTTTTAATTTTTGTACCATCACAACTTCAAGCAATTGAATTTCAAGGAAAATTTTTACAAGGTCATTTCATTTTAGGCTCAACAAATCCTAACGCTAAAATTCTAGTAGGTAAAAAAGAAGTTAAAGTATCAAAAGATGGTTTTTTTGTTTTTGGTATTGATAGAGATAGAAAATTTGATTTAAAGTTTACTAAAATAATAGATGGTAAAAAAACTATAATTACAAAAAAAGTATTAAAAAGAAAATATAATATTCAAAGAATTGATGGACTTGAGGAAAGTAAAGTTACTCCACCTGAGTCAGTTTACAAAAGAATTAAAAAAGAAAATAATGCAATCGGTGAGGCAAGGGCCATAAATTCTGATTTAGATTTCTTTAAAGATAAATTTATTATGCCTGTTGAAGGAATTATTAGTGGTGTATATGGTAGTCAAAGAATTTTAAACGGTAAACCAAAGTGGCCTCATTTCGGAATTGATATAGCAGCTAAGCAAGGAACTATGATTAAATCTTCAGGAGCTGGAGTTGTCACTATGGCAGAGGACGATTTATATTATACAGGTGGCACCATCATCATGGATCATGGTCATGGAATATCAACAATATATTCTCACCTAGAAAATATTTTAGTTTCAGTTGGAGACAAAATTAATCAAGGAGATATTATAGGTACAGTTGGTTCAACAGGAAGATCAACTGGACCACATCTTGATTTTAGAATTAATTGGTTTCAAACAAGACTTGATCCAATGTCTATATTGAAATAAAAAAGTTTAATGAATAAAAATTTAAAAAATAAGATTTCAGATAAACTTGTTAACGCATTTTTAAAAAATAAAATAGTTTCTCCATTACCTCAAAAGATCACCAAAAAACTTACTGTTGCTGATGAGTTTAGAAAATTATGTGAAAGTAAAATTAAAGAACCTGTTATTGGATTTAAAGCTGGTGGAACAGGAATTCCTGTAATGAAAAAATTGAAAGAAAAAGAGCCATTTTATGCATCTATCTATAAAAGAAATTTTTTAAAAAGTGGTAAAAAAGTAAAAATAAATAAATCTACTTTAGGAATTGAACTAGAAGTTTGTTATTTAATTAAAAAGCAATTTTTTTCATCAAAAGGTAAAATAACTATGAAAAATATAGCAAAATATATTTCTCATATGGCACCATGTATTGAAGTTGTGGGTTATAGACAAAAGAAAAAAGGTGTTACATCCTTTGGTGATTTGGCCAGTGATTTTGGTGCAAATGTAAAATTTTTAATTGGTCAAAAGAAAAAATATAAAAAAATTAATATAGGTAATTTAAAAACAATTATTTCAAACAAGAAGATAAACCAGACTGTTTCGGGTAATACAGGAGCTGTTTACATAAGTCCTCTTAACTCACTAAGATTTGTTCTTAACAAACTAAAGAAAGATAAAGTTGATTTAAATAAAGACTTTTATGTCTTTACTGGCTCAACTGTTGGTGTAGTTCCAATTCTTGGCAAAGGATTGTATGCAGGTAAAATTGACAAGTTAGGTTCAGCAAAAGCTATAATCCATTAATGGGATTGCATTTTACAGCAGAAGAATTTTCTAAAAGAAAACAAGACGTTCTAAAATCAATGAAAGAGCAAAATTTAGATGCTCTTTTAATGTTTAGGCAAGAGTCTATGTATTGGCTCACAGGATACGATACTTTTGGATATGTTTTTTTTCAAACTCTAATTTTAGATCAAAAAGGAAATATTATTCTTTTAACTCGCGCGCCTGACTTAAGACAGGCACAAAATACATCTAATATTAAAGATATCAGAATTTGGGTTGATCAAGATGGGATAAATCCAACTAATGATCTTAAACACATATTAAATGAGCTTAATTTAAAGGATAAAAAAATTGGAATTGAGTACGAAGCATATGGGATGACTGGACGTAATGCTTTAAGATTAAATAAATCTTTAGAAAATTATTGTAATGTTGAAGATCAATCTGAATTAATAACTAAATTAAGGGTAATTAAATCTGATGAAGAATTAGTTTATGTGAAAAAAGCCGCCGAACTTGCTGATAGAGCGCTTGATGAAGCTTGGAAATATACTAAAGCTGGTGCTAGTGAAGCAAAAATTTTAGCAGAAATGCAAAGAGCAGTTCTTGAAGGCGGTGGAGACTACCCTGCAAATGAATATATAATTGGTTCGGGAGACAATGCTTTGCTTTGTAGATATCAAGCAGAAAAAAGAAATTTGTCTGATACTGATCAATTAAGTTTGGAATGGGCAGGAACTTTTAAACATTATCATTCAGTAATGTTTAGAACTATACCTATCGGAAAAGCAGACTCAAAACATATTAAGATGCATGAGGCTTGTGTTGATGCGTTAACAAATTGTGTAAAAACTTTAATTCCAGGTAAAACTGCAGGTGATGTGTTTGATGCTCATGCTAAAACTTTTGATGATTTAGGTTTTAAAAAAGCAAGAATGAATGCTTGTGGTTATTCTTTGGGTTCAACCTTTTCACCTAATTGGATGGACTGGCCTATGCTATACACTGGCAATCCTTATGTAATAACTCCTGGTAATGTCTTCTTCATGCATATGATCTTAATGGATTCAGACAGTAATTTAGCCATGAATTTAGGTGAAACCTATTTAGTTACAGAGAATGGCAATGAAAGATTAGGCAAACAAAAGTTGGATCTTGTGATCCTATAATGACTAGATTATATAATAAAATATGCCTTCATTTGACGTAATAAGTAAAATAAATTATCCCGAATTTGATAATGCTCTTGCTAATTGTTTAAGAGAAATTACTAACCGATATGATTTCAAAGGGCTTGATATTTCAATTGAAAGAAAAGATAAAACGATCACCACATTTGCCCCAGATGAATTAAAGTTAAAACAAGTAAATGAAATACTACAAGTTCATCTTATAAGAAGGAAAGTGGATCCAAGAGTGATAGTTGTTAAAAACTCAGAAAGTGCTGCAGGCACAACTATCAGACAAGTCAGTGAATTAAAAGAGGGTATTAGCCAAGAAAATGCTAAAAAAATTATTGCTGATGTTAAGAAACTAAAACTTAAAATCCAAATTAAAATTCAAGGGGAAGAATTAAGAGCTGAAGGAAAAAAAAGAGACGATCTTCAAGAAGCCATAACTGCAATACAAGCTATTGATATTGGTCTTCCAATTGAATTTGTAAACTTTAGAGATTAGTTCTGTTAATCTACGTTTTTTAAAATTAAAACGTGGTAATTTATATGATCTTCTATAAATGAATTAATAAAGTAATAACCATGGTCATAACCTGGGTGTTTTGTTACGAGTAATTTTTGACCTGTCTCATCGCACACTTTAATAAAATCATCTATACAAAGATCTTTTAAAAAATCATCACTTAAACCAACATCTATTTTAATACTTTCAAATTTTTTTTTTGAATTTTTTATTAAAGTTAAAGGATCATAGGTATTTAATTCATCTAAATTATTATCTAAATAATTAGAAAACATATCTTTTGCAAATGTACTATTATGAAGAGAACATATAGGTGAGAAAGCTGAGACTGATTTATATAAATCATTTTTGAGTGCACACTGAATAGCACCACCCCCACCCATAGAATGGCCAAAAATTCCTATTTTTGATTTACTAAATTCAAATTTGTTTGAAATTAACTCTGGTAATTCTTTTGTGATATAATCATACATCTTATAATTTCTAGACCAAGGTTCTCTTGTAGCGTTAAGATAAAATCCTGCACCATAACCAAGTTTGTAATCTTCGTTATCTGGTACACCCTCTCCTCTTGGGCTGGTATCAGGAACAACAACAGCAACCTGATGTTTTGAGGCAAATTGTTGAAATCCAGATTTTTGAATAAAATTTTGCTCAGTACAAGTTATGCCGCTTAGAAAATATAATAATGGGCAATCCTTACTATTATCAGGCAAATAAACAGCAAACTGCATGTTACAATTTGTTGTATCCGATAGATGTTTGTAAACTTCTTGAGATCCGTTGTGTGACCTATGTTTTTCAACTAATTCCATTTTAGAAATTAATCACACTTCTTATTGACTTTCCTTCGTGCATTAAATCAAAAGCCTTGTTGATGTCTTCAATAGCAAACTCATGAGTAATTAAATCATCTATATTAATTTTTTTATCCATATACCAATCAACAATTTTAGGAACATCCGTTCTTCCTTTTGCTCCACCAAAAGCAGTTCCTTTCCAAACTCTTCCTGTAACTAATTGAAATGGTCTAGTTGCAATTTCTTGACCAGAGCCAGCTACACCAATAATAATTGATTCACCCCATCCTTTATGACAACATTCTAATGCTTGACGCATCACATTTACGTTACCAATGCACTCAAAACTATAATCAGCACCACCATTGGTTAATTCAATTATTTTTTCTTGTAATTTGTTATCTGGATAATCTTTTGGATTAACAAAATGTGTCATTCCAAATTTTTCTGCAATTTGTTTACGTTCTGGATTTAAATCTACACCAACAATAACACTTGCTTTAGCTAACTTACATCCTTGAATAACATTAAGACCAATTCCACCTAAGCCAAAAACAACAGTTGTTGCACCTTCTTCAACTTTAGCAGTATTAATCACGGCACCTATCCCAGTGGTTACACCACAACCAATATAACAAGCTTTACTTGCAGGTGCGTCTTCTCGTATTTTAGCTAAGGCAATTTCTGGAACAACTGTATAATTTGCAAATGTTGATGTGCCCATATAATGGTATAAAGTTTTTCCTTTATAAGAAAATCTTGAAGTTCCATCTGGCATCAATCCTTTACCTTGAGTTTCACGGATAGCTTGGCATAAATTTGTTTTACCGGATAAACAAAACTTACATTTACGACATTCAGGAGTGTACAAAGGTATAACATGATCATCTTTCTTTAATGAGGTTACTCCTTCACCTACTTCAACAACAATTCCAGCTCCCTCATGACCTAGTATTGATGGAAAAATACCTTCTGGATCATCTCCCGATAATGTATATGCATCTGTATGACATACTCCTGTAGATTTAATTTCAACAAGAACCTCTCCTTTTTTTGGTCCTTCAAGATCTACATAATCTACAATTAATGGCTTAGCTTTTTCTAATGCAATTGCTGCTTTTACTTTCATTTTAAAAACCTTTTTTATGAAAATCTTTTAACACAAAAAACCAAAGTATAATAGGACACCTATTAAATTTCCGATCTTGCTCTAAGTCGTTCATAAATTAGTCTTATTTTAACACCTAGATTTAAAAAAGGTTGTGGTGGAAGCCATGTAGGTTTATTTCTTGCTTCAATGGTTTCTATTTCTTTAGTGTTTTCATTGCTTGCTTTAATTGCAATTTGTTCTCCAAACAAAGTACCAACACCTATACCAGATCCATTATAACAACCTGCAGCAAAGATATTTTCATCAATTTTTTCAAATATTTGAGAGCTATTTCTTGTTCTGGAAACAATTCCTGACCATGAAGATTGGATTATATTGTCTGGTAATTGTGGAAATCTTTTTTTAATTCCTATTTTTTGATTAATAGATCTTGTATCTAAATCTTTCTTAGACATTTTTGCAGGATCACGTACTTCTGCAGTATTTCTAATCAAAATTCTTCTATCTTTAGTCATTCTTATTGTGGCACCCATTGGTCTTACGGGTAATACCCCCCATTCTTTTGGCTCACCAATTGACTTAAATTCTTCATCAGTTAATGATCTCGTCATACTCGCGGTTAAAGTAATTGGAAAATTATAATTTGATTTAATACCTAAAGATTTCAAAAAACCATTTGTCGCAAAAATAATTTTATTGGTATTAATTTTTACATTTTTAAAATTACAAGAAATTTTATCTTTAACTTTGCTCCAATCTAATAAACATGAATTTTCATACAAAAAAACATTATTTGGTAATATATCAATCATAGCCCTTACCAACTTTCCTGGATGTAATAAAATTCCACCTTTTGTATGAAGCGCAATATTATAAAAACTAGTACCAAGTCTATTTGATAAATCATTGCTTGATAATATATTGTGTTCAAAACCTAGTTTTGAAAGAGTATCTGAAAAATTTGTTAAAATTGTTTGATCAGATTTTTTTGAGGATGCAAAATATTTTCCACATTCATTCCAATCACAATCAACTTGATATTCATTGATAAAATTTTTTACAAATTTTATACCCAATTCATAAATATCAGCTTTTTTTTTATAATTATCCAATTCTTTATTAGAGGTAAATCCGTCATTAAGAGTGGTATCTACTAAATAGCCTGAATTTCTACTGCTAGCTCCCTCTCCAGCTAATTGTGCATCTACAAGTATAATTTTTTGCTTAGGATATAATTGCCCTAATTTTCTTGCTGCTGATAAGCCTGTATAACCAGCGCCTATTATTAACCAATCACAATCTTCATTTAATTGAAGTGATTTAATATTAGTTCGAGGAATTAAATCATTAACCCAACTACAACCATTATCGTTAGTCACTTCCATGAAGTGACTTTACGATAATTGTTTAATTTTTTAAAGAATTTAAGAATTTAAAGAAGGTTGCTTTTTCATATCTGCTTTGTTGATACCAGCAACTTTGACTGGTTTCTTCATTGCATCTCTTCTAAATGGTTCACCAAGTTCTTGGTTTAGAATTACTTCAATAAATGTTGTAATTCCTTTCTTTTGATCTTCACAAGATTGCTTGATTGCATTTGTTGTTTCTTCCATTGTTCTAACTGTTACACCTTTTAAACCGCAAGCATCTGCAACTTTAGCATAACTTAGTTCTGGATCTAATTCAGTTCCAACAAAATTATCATCAAACCATAGAGTGGTATTTCTTTTTTCAGCACCCCATTGATAATTTCTAAAGATAACCATTGCTATAGCTGGCCATTCCTCTCTAGCGCAAGAACTCATTTCATTCATGCTGATACCAAATGCACCATCACCTGCAAAACCTATTACTGGAGTATCAGGACAACCAATTTTAGCTCCTAATATTGAAGGAAAACCATATCCACACGGACCAAATAAACCAGGTGCAAGATATTTTCTTCCTTTTTCAAATGTAGGATAAGCATTTCCAATCGCACAGTTATTTCCAATGTCGCTTGAAATAATTACATCATCTGGCATACCAGCTTGAATCGCTCTCCAAGCTTGTCTGGGAGACATTCTATCAGCGTCTCTTTCTCTCGCCTCTTTGTTCCAAACTGTACCTTCATCGTCATCTTCATGATCTAGACTTGATAATTTTTGTAACCAAGCCGATTTAGTTTGGTGAATTATGTCTTTTCTTTTTTGTCTATCTGTATCACCTGCTGTTGGTGAAAGTTGAGCAAGTAATTGTTGTGCAACTAATTTTGCATCACCACAAATTCCAACAGTAACTTTTTTTGTTAGACCAATTCTATCCGAATTCATATCGACCTGAATGATGCTTGCATCTTTAGGCCAATAATCCATTCCATAACCTGGTAAAGTTGAAAAAGGATTTAGTCTAGTACCTAATGCTAAAACAACATCAGCTTTTTGAATTAATTCCATTCCTGCTTTTGAACCATTGTATCCCAATGGACCAGCTGCTAGTGGATGACTTCCTGGAAAACTATCATTATGTTGATAACCAGAACAAACTGGTGCATCTAATTTTTCAGCAAGTTTTTTACAATCTTCAATAGCACCACCAATTACAACTCCTGCTCCAGATAAAATTACTGGAAATTTTGCATTCGATAATAAGTCGGCTGCTTTTTTTATTGCATCAACACCACCTGCTTGTCTTTCGAGTCTTACAATTGGGGGAAGATCAATGTCAATAACTTGTGTCCAATAATCTCTTGGAACATTAATTTGTGCCGGAGCAGATCCTCTAATAGCTTTTTCAATTACTCTATTTAAAACTTCTGCCATTCTTGAAGGGTCTCTTACTTCTTCTTGATAACAAACCATGTCTTTAAATAAATTCATTTGTTCAACTTCTTGAAAACCACCTTGACCCATAGTTTTATTTGCAGCTTGAGGTGTAACTAATAAAAGAGGAGTGTGATTCCAATATGCAGTTTTTATTGGAGTTACTAAACCAGTAATTCCAGGACCGTTTTGTGCAATCACCATTGACATTTTACCAGTAGCTCTTGTGTATCCATCCGCAATTAATCCACCATTAGTTTCATGTGCAACATCCCAAAAAGTAATTCCAGCATCTGGAAAAATATCTGAAATCGGCATGAAGGCAGAACCAATAATTCCAAAAGCATGTTCAATACCGTGCATTTGTAAAACTTTTACAAAAGCTTCTTCTGTTGTCATTTTTGTCATAAAACTAGAACCTCTCTAAAGTGTAATTTAAAATCTTATAAAATTCGTTTGTTAATTTTTTGGATTAATATATAAGATTTTAGAAATTTCAAACAAACAATTGACACTATAAATATGGCAACAGATATAATAATTCATGATAAAAAAGACAACGTAGGAGTAGTTGTTATTGAAAAAATTACCCCTAAACAGGACTGTGCATGCTGGATAATGGAAGATGATAGTTCAACAAACATTCAATCTTTAGATGAAATTCCTTTAGGACATAAAAT is part of the Candidatus Pelagibacter sp. HTCC7211 genome and harbors:
- a CDS encoding TerC family protein, producing the protein MFAELISPEQLAILGQIIFIDLVLAGDNAIIIGMVASKFPVEQRKKIIFWGIGGAVILRIILTLLTAYLLQITGLRLIGGLLLLYIVYKLYVDVIKGSEQEDDIKVDNSNFLKAIWTILLADFTMSLDNVLGVAGAAGDHYTLLIFGLVLSIVLMATAASLISKWIKEYKWIAWAGLIAILVVAVELIYTDIKILFL
- a CDS encoding TRAP transporter substrate-binding protein, with translation MKKIISLVVGTLLLTVMTVTGANSAQTLKCQTVISAKADEVKMLKDFTDTVSELTQGSLKFEIMPAGAVVGVKETLDAVDKGLIDCGFAWTHYWSGDHPAAMLFGSPVAGAGVGIDNIAFLSWFQYGGGKELYDQLWSEMGRDIKGFMLQPVGPEALGWFKEPINSMADFRKYKFRTPPGIPGQTYKDIGVASVAMGGGDILPALEAGTIDAAEWCCPKPDMVFGLHKVLKNYYLQGLHQVVVNADFYLNGSKYKKMSAIEKKALEVAANASLSKSMSYRIYENGKALAELTTKHGVILQDTPADYFPAYMAAAKKSLETNAAKNAFFKKVWDSQKAFADIAVPFWSGSQMSNAKLGMAHAATLK
- a CDS encoding fumarylacetoacetate hydrolase, giving the protein MNKNLKNKISDKLVNAFLKNKIVSPLPQKITKKLTVADEFRKLCESKIKEPVIGFKAGGTGIPVMKKLKEKEPFYASIYKRNFLKSGKKVKINKSTLGIELEVCYLIKKQFFSSKGKITMKNIAKYISHMAPCIEVVGYRQKKKGVTSFGDLASDFGANVKFLIGQKKKYKKINIGNLKTIISNKKINQTVSGNTGAVYISPLNSLRFVLNKLKKDKVDLNKDFYVFTGSTVGVVPILGKGLYAGKIDKLGSAKAIIH
- a CDS encoding M23 family metallopeptidase — translated: MDCSIIYRFFFVFLIFVPSQLQAIEFQGKFLQGHFILGSTNPNAKILVGKKEVKVSKDGFFVFGIDRDRKFDLKFTKIIDGKKTIITKKVLKRKYNIQRIDGLEESKVTPPESVYKRIKKENNAIGEARAINSDLDFFKDKFIMPVEGIISGVYGSQRILNGKPKWPHFGIDIAAKQGTMIKSSGAGVVTMAEDDLYYTGGTIIMDHGHGISTIYSHLENILVSVGDKINQGDIIGTVGSTGRSTGPHLDFRINWFQTRLDPMSILK
- a CDS encoding SDR family NAD(P)-dependent oxidoreductase; the encoded protein is MYLQKINLKNKYALVTGAGKGLGRACAIALAEAGATVIALSRTSSDLDKLEKEIKKIKGKIIKIHCDVMNYDDLRKKIEKIKIIDVLVNNAGTNIPEPFEKIKQRSMNYLVDLNLKAAFNVAQLVVKKMLKNKKKPGSIINISSQLGHVGMSGRNVYNMTKFGIEGLTKGMGVELAKKNIRVNTVAPTFVATPMVKNFFKNRKFKKLALGNIPMSKLASESDVATSVCFLASSASSMITGTSIIIDGGWTAQ
- a CDS encoding TRAP transporter small permease subunit, giving the protein MPRNNKSKKPIKPKKLDISDEMIAERRGGSGSMPKNMPKWMASSITKIDLFSKWVGNVVCWITIPLILAMTYEVLARKLFTAPTMWAYDMSRFMYGALFMLGAGYALSKGVHIRADFLYRNFKTKTQGRIDFWLYLLFYFPGLIVFLYMTTGFVQESIMRGERGMDTAWMPYMWPIKASLWFGIVFLIIQGISELFKSYWAATKGVWPGGEE
- a CDS encoding GMC family oxidoreductase is translated as MENFDFIILGAGSAGCVLANRLSENPNHKVLLLEAGGKDNNPWIHIPVGYFKTMHNPNTDWCYRTEPDESMNNISIRYPRGKILGGSSSINGLLYIRGQHRDYDLWRQSGNTGWGWDDVLPYFIKAENQERGKSEFHGVDGPLSVSDQRIHLPLLDEFQNAAEEFGIPKTKDFNTGDNHGCGYFQVTQKDGFRCSTAVGYLNPVKHRKNLKIITNAHIKKINFENKIAKEVEFWMDNEVKKVEANKEIILSSGAIGSPQILQVSGIGNHEKLKNLGIETIQNLNGVGENLHDHLMLRPIYKINGLKSLNKKINSLFGNLMIGLEYIFKRSGPMTMGASQLCMFAKSDPSLELPDLQWHVQPMSMDTLGATKNHDFHAFTPTVSNIRPTSRGHVSIVDKDTRTYAKIKQNYLSTDHDRMVAARGLKLTRKIILESETFKKYTPEEYRPGISINDDEELVKEASNYAQTIFHPVGTCKMGQDDMAVVDEKLKVKGIKNLRVIDASIMPNITSGNTNAPTIMIAEKGADMILEQ